The following coding sequences lie in one Chloroflexota bacterium genomic window:
- a CDS encoding slipin family protein gives MTEIQLYTLLFFVLTLVLLAAIYVVPSIASVPVLEHERGLFYRNGKFVRVLLPGRHWYWRRLDHIVRLDMRARWASIAGQELLTADNISVKLSLAASYAIADPYKAVQSTASYEQSLHLMLQLILRDLVGAQNVDDLLAQRKTIGDALLAAAQPQAAAIGLALETVGIKDVMFPGELKNIFAQVVNARKEGQAALERARGESAALRNLANTAKLLENNPALLQLRLLQALNTGSGHTIVLKLPGDGDDNILRPATTGDSP, from the coding sequence ATGACGGAAATACAACTGTATACGCTGCTGTTCTTTGTTCTCACGCTGGTATTGCTGGCTGCGATCTATGTCGTGCCCAGCATCGCTTCCGTGCCGGTGCTCGAGCACGAGCGCGGGCTGTTCTATCGCAATGGGAAATTTGTGCGCGTTCTGCTTCCGGGGCGGCACTGGTACTGGCGTCGCCTCGACCATATCGTCAGGCTGGACATGCGCGCACGCTGGGCTTCGATTGCCGGGCAGGAACTGCTGACCGCGGACAACATCAGTGTCAAGCTCAGCCTGGCGGCCAGCTACGCCATCGCCGATCCATACAAAGCGGTCCAATCCACGGCCAGCTACGAACAGTCGCTGCATCTGATGCTGCAACTGATTCTGCGCGATCTGGTTGGCGCGCAGAATGTGGACGACCTGCTGGCACAGCGCAAGACGATCGGCGACGCGCTGCTCGCGGCGGCGCAGCCGCAGGCCGCGGCGATTGGCCTCGCGCTGGAGACGGTGGGCATCAAAGATGTGATGTTCCCCGGCGAGCTGAAGAATATCTTTGCGCAGGTTGTGAACGCGCGCAAGGAAGGGCAGGCGGCGTTGGAGCGCGCGCGGGGCGAGAGCGCGGCGCTGCGCAATCTGGCGAACACGGCGAAGCTACTGGAAAACAACCCGGCGCTGCTGCAACTGCGCCTGCTGCAGGCGCTCAACACCGGATCGGGACACACGATCGTGCTGAAGCTGCCCGGCGACGGCGATGACAACATCTTGCGTCCGGCGACGACTGGCGACTCGCCGTAA
- a CDS encoding PD40 domain-containing protein: MAAMNMLDRSPRLWQIGVVMVLAALVLGVYGVGAALLLDPGRAGATRSPVRIVSPPDGALLMAGQTLRVQAEVSGLAATRFELWDGDDAVTATDEVVARGAVVTGAHEWRATVPGTYQLSVHAVDAGAQVRASAPLTVFVAPRGQLIYASNRAGRYQLYTMLANGEGTGTLIESDRDEREPAYGPAGTLAFVTRDTAGAADIWLGRMSGPAWAFDNLTSSPANRAQPALTVQGDALAFVDLRSGVGELYAWVLNGGAPRRIVSGFEEIAHPSWSPDGSRIAFIGRAQRNADIYVVNRDGSNIRRLTSEPSQESQPAWSPTGAGIAFVSNRAGANQIYVMLPDGTRQTPLTTMASGAEQPAWSPDGFWLAFVANTGFGPRLDARELYLMRSDGTDIMRLTRNAYDDTDPAWVP; the protein is encoded by the coding sequence ATGGCCGCGATGAATATGCTCGACCGCAGTCCCCGCCTGTGGCAGATCGGGGTCGTTATGGTGCTGGCGGCGCTGGTGCTCGGCGTCTACGGCGTGGGCGCAGCGCTGCTGCTTGATCCCGGGCGCGCCGGCGCGACGCGATCCCCGGTGCGGATCGTATCGCCGCCGGATGGCGCGCTGCTGATGGCCGGCCAGACCTTGCGCGTGCAGGCCGAGGTATCCGGCCTTGCCGCGACGCGCTTCGAGCTTTGGGATGGCGATGATGCGGTGACGGCGACCGACGAGGTTGTCGCGCGCGGCGCGGTGGTGACCGGCGCGCACGAATGGCGCGCCACCGTGCCTGGCACGTACCAACTTTCGGTGCATGCGGTGGATGCCGGCGCGCAAGTGCGCGCATCGGCGCCGCTGACAGTCTTTGTCGCGCCGCGCGGGCAACTGATCTATGCCAGCAACCGCGCTGGGCGCTACCAGTTGTATACCATGCTGGCGAACGGCGAGGGCACCGGCACGCTGATCGAGAGCGACCGCGACGAGCGCGAGCCGGCATACGGGCCAGCCGGCACGCTGGCGTTCGTCACGCGCGATACCGCCGGCGCGGCCGATATCTGGCTGGGGCGCATGAGCGGGCCGGCGTGGGCGTTTGACAACCTGACGTCGTCGCCAGCCAATCGCGCCCAGCCGGCACTGACCGTGCAGGGCGATGCGCTGGCGTTCGTGGACTTGCGTTCCGGCGTCGGCGAGTTGTACGCCTGGGTGCTCAACGGCGGCGCGCCGCGCCGGATTGTCAGCGGCTTTGAGGAGATCGCGCACCCGTCGTGGTCGCCCGACGGCAGTCGCATTGCGTTTATAGGCCGCGCGCAGCGGAACGCCGATATTTATGTCGTCAACCGCGACGGCAGCAACATCCGGCGGCTGACCAGTGAGCCATCGCAGGAAAGCCAGCCGGCCTGGTCGCCCACCGGCGCCGGCATTGCGTTCGTGTCTAATCGCGCGGGCGCCAATCAGATATACGTCATGCTGCCGGACGGCACGCGCCAGACGCCGCTGACAACGATGGCGAGTGGCGCGGAGCAGCCGGCCTGGTCACCCGATGGGTTCTGGCTGGCGTTCGTGGCGAATACGGGCTTCGGGCCCCGACTAGACGCGCGCGAGCTCTACCTGATGCGCAGCGACGGCACGGACATCATGCGCCTGACGCGCAACGCCTACGACGACACCGACCCGGCCTGGGTGCCATGA